A DNA window from Paralichthys olivaceus isolate ysfri-2021 chromosome 11, ASM2471397v2, whole genome shotgun sequence contains the following coding sequences:
- the slc13a5b gene encoding Na(+)/citrate cotransporter, giving the protein MAFLTYLRSAKNGLILFSAPFLLLPLPLVIGTPEAECAYVIILMAVYWCTEVLPLAVTALLPTLLFPFFGIMQSKDVCMQYLKDTNLLFVGGLMVAVAVEHWNLHKRIALRVLLFVGVRPALLMLGFMGVTAFLSMWISNTATTAMMVPIVQAVLSQLNNSEAEIPQILSSEEQDQMSESDGKQPQTEKQSEGQGPVVVTFLDATVEAARHREAAERQKMCKGMTLCVCYAASIGGTATLTGTGPNLVLKGQMNQLFPQNGDVINFASWFGFAFPNMILMLTLAWLWLQFVFMGFNFKKTWGCGSVKTEKEIAAYNVIREQHRLLGPMSFGEISVLGLFTLLVVLWFTRDPGFVNGWATVIFNSEAEYVTDATVAIFIAVLLFVLPSKPPRFCSRRTHNFDTVPHPPAGPTPPLLTWKVAQKKLPWGIVLLLGGGFALAKGSEESGLSKWMGDQMTPLQNIPPWAIAIILCLLIATFTECTSNVATATLFLPVLASMSQSIGINPLYVMVPCTLSASFAFMLPVATPPNAIVFSYGYLKVADMARTGIVMNIIGIVCITLAINSWGKAMFDLDSYPAWANVTGV; this is encoded by the exons ATGGCATTCCTCACATATCTGCGCTCCGCGAAGAACGGACTGATCCTCTTCTCTGCTCCGTTTCTCCTTCTCCCGCTGCCTCTGGTGATCGGGACGCCG GAGGCAGAATGTGCCTATGTGATCATCTTGATGGCCGTGTACTGGTGCACAGAGGTTCTACCATTGGCTGTAACAGCTCTCCTCCCAACCCTCCTTTTCCCCTTTTTTGGCATCATGCAATCCAAAGAC GTGTGCATGCAGTACCTGAAGGACACAAACCTGTTGTTTGTGGGGGGGCTGATGGTTGCAGTTGCCGTGGAGCACTGGAATCTGCACAAGCGCATCGCCTTGAGGGTGCTGCTCTTTGTCGGTGTGCGTCCAGCGCT ATTGATGTTGGGATTCATGGGTGTTACAGCCTTCTTGTCCATGTGGATCAGTAACACGGCCACCACGGCTATGATGGTGCCGATCGTCCAAGCAGTGTTGAGTCAGCTCAATAACAGCGAGGCAGAAATACCTCAGATCCTCAGCTCAGAGGAGCAGGATCAGATGTCAGAGAGTGATGGCAAACAGcctcagacagagaaacagagcgAAGGACAAG GCCCTGTGGTGGTGACTTTCTTAGATGCCACAGTGGAGGCTGCCAGACATAGGGAGGCAGCAGAAAGGCAGAAGATGTGTAAAGGGATGACCCTTTGTGTTTGTTACGCTGCCAGCATTGGAGGCACCGCCACTCTGACAGGAACTGGTCCCAATCTGGTGCTCAAAGGCCAGATGAACCA GCTGTTTCCACAAAATGGAGATGTGATTAACTTTGCCTCCTGGTTTGGCTTTGCCTTCCCAAACATGATCCTCATGCTTACGCTGGCCTGGCTTTGGCTACAATTTGTCTTCATGGGATTTAA CTTTAAGAAGACGTGGGGCTGTGGAtctgtgaagacagagaaggagatcGCTgcctataatgtgatccgtgaGCAGCACCGTCTGCTGGGGCCCATGTCCTTCGGAGAGATCAGTGTCCTGGGGCTCTTCACTCTGCTGGTGGTGTTGTGGTTCACCAGGGATCCAGGCTTTGTCAATGGCTGGGCGACAGTAATCTTCAACTCTGAAGCAGA GTATGTGACAGATGCCACAGTGGCCATCTTCATCGCCGTCCTTCTCTTTGTTCTGCCGTCTAAACCCCCACGTTTCTGTTCAAGGAGGACTCACAACTTTGACACAG TTCCTCATCCACCTGCTGGCCCAACTCCACCTCTGCTCACTTGGAAAGTTGCTCAGAAGAAGTTACCGTGGGGCATCGTGCTTCTTCTTGGAGGAGGTTTTGCTCTGGCCAAAGGCAGTGAG GAATCAGGACTCTCAAAGTGGATGGGCGATCAAATGACTCCCCTGCAAAATATACCTCCCTGGGCAATTGCTATCATTTTGTGCTTACTGATTGCTACCTTCACTGAGTGTACGAGTAATGTGGCGACTGCGACGCTCTTCCTACCTGTCTTAGCCTCAATG TCTCAGTCCATTGGAATCAACCCACTGTACGTCATGGTGCCCTGTACTCTGAGTGCCTCGTTCGCCTTCATGCTGCCTGTTGCCACTCCTCCGAACGCCATCGTCTTCTCTTATGGATACCTCAAAGTTGCTGACATG GCCAGAACAGGAATAGTCATGAACATCATTGGCATCGTCTGTATCACACTGGCCATCAACAGCTGGGGCAAGGCCATGTTTGACCTGGACTCCTACCCTGCCTGGGCCAACGTCACTGGGGTGTGA